From Pseudorca crassidens isolate mPseCra1 chromosome 15, mPseCra1.hap1, whole genome shotgun sequence, one genomic window encodes:
- the SLC4A11 gene encoding solute carrier family 4 member 11 isoform X6 → MCPEDCPGLVHGAGDNSLACLAENSSIMSQNGYFEDAGYLKCDADDASETREESLGDEAFDTVNSSIVSGESIRFFVNVNLEVQPTQSESESPGGYGLLHTSRKYLKLKNFEEEIRAHRDLDGFLARASIILNETATSLDDVLRAMLCRLAQDSHNTEPDCNLDLLMAMLFTDAGAPMEGKVHLLSDTIQGVTATVTGVQYQQSWLCIICTSKTLLKRHVCISRLVRPQNWGENSCEVRFVILVLAPPKMKSTKTATEVGRTFATMFLDITFRQKLLKTRTEEEFKEALVHQRQLLTIMSHCPSISTKDYSMSSICTHRPPQPLRHKDFLPIGRGIREDIARRFPVYPLDFTDGIIGKNKAVGKYITTTLFLYFACLLPTIAFGSLNDENTNGAIDVQKTIAGQSIGGLLYALFSGQPLVVLLTTAPLALYIHVIRGICDDYNLDFSTFYAWTGLWNSFFLALYALFNLSLVMSLFKRSTEEIIALFISITFVLDAVKGMVKIFQKYYCGHNHGNYYEDRSSPVSLLGLSPSLNSSLHAALNTSLLAGPPELTSVGSQGPEALARDTAVLSLLIMLGTLWLGYTLYQFKKSPYLHPYMREILSDCALPISVLTFSLISSYGFQEIKMSKFRYNPSKSLFEMAEMHSLSLVAVSGAMGLGFLLSMLFFIEQNLVAALANAPENRLVKGTAYHWDLLLIAIINTGLSLFGLPWIHAAYPHSPLHVRALALVEERVENGHIYETIVSVKETRLTSLGASILVGFSLLLLPFPLQWIPKPVLYGLFLYIALTSIDGSQLFARMVLLLKDQTSYPPTHYIRRVPQRKIHYFTGLQVLQLLLLCAFGMSTLPYMKMIFPLIMIAMIPIRYGRVASRQEGLGWAGDGGLEWLPSACSSLTQCLSSCLFPLLSATTCCPKSLKPSTWTPWTLSTEVLTTRPWPHPIRPSLWVFPGWLCGCVWVSWGAALYCTPSQLSQLA, encoded by the exons ATGTGCCCTGAAGACTGTCCAGGGCTGGTGCATGGAGCTGGTGACAATTCTTTGGCTTGCCTTGCAGAAAACTCTTCTATCATGTCGCAGAATGGATACTTTGAGGATGCAG GCTACCTCAAGTGTGACGCGGATGATGCCTCTGAAACCCGTGAGGAGAGCCTGGGGGATGAGGCCTTCGACACGGTCAACTCCTCCATTGTGTCTGGCGAGAGCATCCGCTTCTTTGTCAACGTCAACCTCGAGGTGCAGCCCACCCAGTCCG AGAGTGAATCGCCTGGAGGCTACGGTCTCCTACATACCTCCCGCAAG TACCTGAAGTTAAAGAACTTTGAGGAAGAGATCCGGGCGCACCGGGACCTAGACGGCTTCTTGGCACGGGCCAGCATCATCCTGAACGAGACAGCCACCTCCCTGGATGACGTGCTACGGGCCATGCTGTGCCGCTTAGCCCAAGACTCCCACAACACTGAGCCCGACTGCAACTTGGACCTGCTCATGGCCATGCTTTTCACTGATGCCGGGGCCCCCATGGAGGGTAAAG TTCACCTACTGTCAGATACAATCCAAGGGGTCACTGCTACAGTAACGGGGGTGCAATACCAGCAGTCGTGGCTCTGCATCAT cTGTACCTCCAAGACTCTGCTGAAGCGGCACGTGTGCATCAGCCGCCTGGTTCGCCCACAGAACTGGGGGGAGAATTCCTGTGAGGTGCGGTTTGTCATCCTAGTGCTGGCCCCACCCAAGATG AAAAGCACCAAGACAGCGACGGAGGTGGGACGCACGTTTGCCACGATGTTCTTAGACATCACCTTCCGCCAAAAGCTCCTGAAGACCCGCACGGAGGAGGAATTCAAGGAAGCCCTGGTACATCAGAGACAGCTGCTCACCATAATGAGCCACTGTCCGAGCATCAGCACGAAGGACTACAGCATGAGCTCCATCTGCACCCACAGACCCCCGCAG CCCCTACGGCACAAGGACTTTCTCCCCATCGGGAGGGGCATCCGGGAGGACATCGCCCGCAGATTCCCTGTGTACCCGCTGGACTTCACTGATG GCATTATCGGGAAAAACAAAGCTGTGGGCAAATACATCACCACCACCCTGTTCCTCTACTTTGCCTGCCTCCTGCCCACGATCGCTTTTGGGTCCCTCAACGATGAGAACACGAACGGGGCCATTG ATGTACAGAAGACCATAGCTGGGCAGAGCATTGGAGGCCTCTTGTATGCACTCTTCTCCGGGCAGCCGCTGGTGGTGCTGCTGACGACTGCACCCCTGGCCCTCTACATCCACG TGATCCGTGGCATCTGTGATGACTACAATCTGGACTTCAGTACCTTCTATGCATGGACAGGCCTGTGGAACAGTTTCTTCCTCGCGCTTTATGCCCTCTTCAACCTCAGCCTGGTCATGAGTCTCTTCAAGAG GTCAACGGAGGAGATCATTGCTTTGTTCATTTCCATCACATTCGTGCTGGATGCTGTCAAGGGCATGGTCAAAA TCTTCCAGAAGTACTACTGTGGCCACAACCACGGGAACTACTACGAAGACAGGTCTTCCCCGGTGAGCCTGCTGGGCCTCAGCCCCAGCCTCAACAGCAGCCTCCACGCTGCCCTCAACACCAGCCTCCTGGCCGGCCCACCAGAGCTGACTTCAGTGGGCAGCCAGGGCCCCGAGGCCCTGGCCCGGGACACAGCTGTGCTCAGCCTCCTCATCATGTTGGGGACACTCTGGCTGGGCTACACCCTCTACCAGTTCAAGAAGAG CCCCTACCTGCACCCCTACATGCGTGAGATCCTGTCAGACTGTGCCTTGCCCATCTCAGTGCTTACCTTCTCCCTCATCTCTTCCTACGGCTTCCAGGAGATTAAGA TGAGCAAGTTCCGCTACAACCCAAGCAAGAGCCTGTTCGAGATGGCCGAGATGCACTCACTATCCCTGGTGGCCGTCAGCGGCGCCATGGGCCTCGGCTTCCTCCTCTCCATGCTCTTCTTCATCGAGCAGAACCTGGTGGCTGCCTTGGCTAATGCCCCGGAGAACAG GCTGGTAAAGGGCACTGCCTACCACTGGGACCTCCTGCTCATCGCCATCATCAACACCGGGCTGTCTCTGTTTGGGCTGCCCTGGATCCACGCTGCCTACCCCCACTCCCCGTTGCACGTGCGGGCACTAGCTTTGGTGGAGGAGCGTGTGGAGAATGGGCACATTTACGAGAC GATTGTGAGTGTGAAGGAGACGCGGTTGACCTCCCTGGGCGCCAGCATCCTGGTGGGCTTCTCCCTCCTGCTGCTGCCCTTCCCGCTACAGTGGAtccccaagcctgtgctctacgGCCTCTTTCTCTACATCGCGCTCACCTCCATCGACGGCAGCCAGCTGTTTGCACGCATGGTCCTGCTGCTCAAGGACCAA ACCTCGTACCCACCCACCCACTACATCCGGAGGGTGCCCCAGAGGAAGATCCACTACTTCACAGGCCTGCAGGtcctgcagctgctgctgctctGTGCCTTTGGCATGAGCACCCTGCCCTACATGAAGATGATCTTTCCCCTCATCATGATCGCCATGATCCCCATCCGGTACGGAAGGGTGGCCAGCAGGCAGGAGGGACTCGGCTGGGCGGGAGACGGTGGGCTGGAATGGCTACCCTCAGCCTGTTCCTCCCTGACCCAATGCTTATCCTCCTGCCTGTTCCCCCTCCTCTCAGCTACAACCTGCTGCCCCAAATCATTGAAGCCAAGTACCTGGACGCCATGGACGCTGAGCACTGAGGTCCTGACTACCAGGCCCTGGCCACACCCCATTCGCCCATCCCTCTGGGTCTTCCCAGGCTGGCTCTGTGGCTGTGTGTGGGTATCTTGGGGTGCTGCTCTGTACTGCACCCCCTCACAGCTGTCCCAACTGGCCTAG
- the SLC4A11 gene encoding solute carrier family 4 member 11 isoform X3 yields MCPEDCPGLVHGAGDNSLACLAENSSIMSQNGYFEDAGYLKCDADDASETREESLGDEAFDTVNSSIVSGESIRFFVNVNLEVQPTQSESESPGGYGLLHTSRKVSGPLTGWETFGPGPLAGGGGGCFPERAHTDAGSHTSPGPGCWGQPRWSSLWEAGVGSWWAGSAGDHHRGRTQTATGPSYLWTCVVRCVGSPQYLKLKNFEEEIRAHRDLDGFLARASIILNETATSLDDVLRAMLCRLAQDSHNTEPDCNLDLLMAMLFTDAGAPMEGKAVHLLSDTIQGVTATVTGVQYQQSWLCIICTSKTLLKRHVCISRLVRPQNWGENSCEVRFVILVLAPPKMKSTKTATEVGRTFATMFLDITFRQKLLKTRTEEEFKEALVHQRQLLTIMSHCPSISTKDYSMSSICTHRPPQPLRHKDFLPIGRGIREDIARRFPVYPLDFTDGIIGKNKAVGKYITTTLFLYFACLLPTIAFGSLNDENTNGAIDVQKTIAGQSIGGLLYALFSGQPLVVLLTTAPLALYIHVIRGICDDYNLDFSTFYAWTGLWNSFFLALYALFNLSLVMSLFKRSTEEIIALFISITFVLDAVKGMVKIFQKYYCGHNHGNYYEDRSSPVSLLGLSPSLNSSLHAALNTSLLAGPPELTSVGSQGPEALARDTAVLSLLIMLGTLWLGYTLYQFKKSPYLHPYMREILSDCALPISVLTFSLISSYGFQEIKMSKFRYNPSKSLFEMAEMHSLSLVAVSGAMGLGFLLSMLFFIEQNLVAALANAPENRIVSVKETRLTSLGASILVGFSLLLLPFPLQWIPKPVLYGLFLYIALTSIDGSQLFARMVLLLKDQTSYPPTHYIRRVPQRKIHYFTGLQVLQLLLLCAFGMSTLPYMKMIFPLIMIAMIPIRYGRVASRQEGLGWAGDGGLEWLPSACSSLTQCLSSCLFPLLSATTCCPKSLKPSTWTPWTLSTEVLTTRPWPHPIRPSLWVFPGWLCGCVWVSWGAALYCTPSQLSQLA; encoded by the exons ATGTGCCCTGAAGACTGTCCAGGGCTGGTGCATGGAGCTGGTGACAATTCTTTGGCTTGCCTTGCAGAAAACTCTTCTATCATGTCGCAGAATGGATACTTTGAGGATGCAG GCTACCTCAAGTGTGACGCGGATGATGCCTCTGAAACCCGTGAGGAGAGCCTGGGGGATGAGGCCTTCGACACGGTCAACTCCTCCATTGTGTCTGGCGAGAGCATCCGCTTCTTTGTCAACGTCAACCTCGAGGTGCAGCCCACCCAGTCCG AGAGTGAATCGCCTGGAGGCTACGGTCTCCTACATACCTCCCGCAAGGTAAGTGGCCCATTGACCGGATGGGAGACATTTGGTCCTGGGCCACtagctgggggtggaggtggttGCTTCCCTGAGAGAGCTCACACTGATGCTGGATCTCATACTAGCCCAGGGCCCGGCTGCTGGGGCCAACCTCGCTGGTCTTCTCTCTGGGAAGCGGGTGTTGGGTCCTGGTGGGCAGGGTCAGCCGGGGACCACCACAGAGGAAGGACCCAGACAGCGACAGGTCCTTCTTATTTATGGACCTGTGTGGTTCGATGTGTGGGGTCCCCACAGTACCTGAAGTTAAAGAACTTTGAGGAAGAGATCCGGGCGCACCGGGACCTAGACGGCTTCTTGGCACGGGCCAGCATCATCCTGAACGAGACAGCCACCTCCCTGGATGACGTGCTACGGGCCATGCTGTGCCGCTTAGCCCAAGACTCCCACAACACTGAGCCCGACTGCAACTTGGACCTGCTCATGGCCATGCTTTTCACTGATGCCGGGGCCCCCATGGAGGGTAAAG CAGTTCACCTACTGTCAGATACAATCCAAGGGGTCACTGCTACAGTAACGGGGGTGCAATACCAGCAGTCGTGGCTCTGCATCAT cTGTACCTCCAAGACTCTGCTGAAGCGGCACGTGTGCATCAGCCGCCTGGTTCGCCCACAGAACTGGGGGGAGAATTCCTGTGAGGTGCGGTTTGTCATCCTAGTGCTGGCCCCACCCAAGATG AAAAGCACCAAGACAGCGACGGAGGTGGGACGCACGTTTGCCACGATGTTCTTAGACATCACCTTCCGCCAAAAGCTCCTGAAGACCCGCACGGAGGAGGAATTCAAGGAAGCCCTGGTACATCAGAGACAGCTGCTCACCATAATGAGCCACTGTCCGAGCATCAGCACGAAGGACTACAGCATGAGCTCCATCTGCACCCACAGACCCCCGCAG CCCCTACGGCACAAGGACTTTCTCCCCATCGGGAGGGGCATCCGGGAGGACATCGCCCGCAGATTCCCTGTGTACCCGCTGGACTTCACTGATG GCATTATCGGGAAAAACAAAGCTGTGGGCAAATACATCACCACCACCCTGTTCCTCTACTTTGCCTGCCTCCTGCCCACGATCGCTTTTGGGTCCCTCAACGATGAGAACACGAACGGGGCCATTG ATGTACAGAAGACCATAGCTGGGCAGAGCATTGGAGGCCTCTTGTATGCACTCTTCTCCGGGCAGCCGCTGGTGGTGCTGCTGACGACTGCACCCCTGGCCCTCTACATCCACG TGATCCGTGGCATCTGTGATGACTACAATCTGGACTTCAGTACCTTCTATGCATGGACAGGCCTGTGGAACAGTTTCTTCCTCGCGCTTTATGCCCTCTTCAACCTCAGCCTGGTCATGAGTCTCTTCAAGAG GTCAACGGAGGAGATCATTGCTTTGTTCATTTCCATCACATTCGTGCTGGATGCTGTCAAGGGCATGGTCAAAA TCTTCCAGAAGTACTACTGTGGCCACAACCACGGGAACTACTACGAAGACAGGTCTTCCCCGGTGAGCCTGCTGGGCCTCAGCCCCAGCCTCAACAGCAGCCTCCACGCTGCCCTCAACACCAGCCTCCTGGCCGGCCCACCAGAGCTGACTTCAGTGGGCAGCCAGGGCCCCGAGGCCCTGGCCCGGGACACAGCTGTGCTCAGCCTCCTCATCATGTTGGGGACACTCTGGCTGGGCTACACCCTCTACCAGTTCAAGAAGAG CCCCTACCTGCACCCCTACATGCGTGAGATCCTGTCAGACTGTGCCTTGCCCATCTCAGTGCTTACCTTCTCCCTCATCTCTTCCTACGGCTTCCAGGAGATTAAGA TGAGCAAGTTCCGCTACAACCCAAGCAAGAGCCTGTTCGAGATGGCCGAGATGCACTCACTATCCCTGGTGGCCGTCAGCGGCGCCATGGGCCTCGGCTTCCTCCTCTCCATGCTCTTCTTCATCGAGCAGAACCTGGTGGCTGCCTTGGCTAATGCCCCGGAGAACAG GATTGTGAGTGTGAAGGAGACGCGGTTGACCTCCCTGGGCGCCAGCATCCTGGTGGGCTTCTCCCTCCTGCTGCTGCCCTTCCCGCTACAGTGGAtccccaagcctgtgctctacgGCCTCTTTCTCTACATCGCGCTCACCTCCATCGACGGCAGCCAGCTGTTTGCACGCATGGTCCTGCTGCTCAAGGACCAA ACCTCGTACCCACCCACCCACTACATCCGGAGGGTGCCCCAGAGGAAGATCCACTACTTCACAGGCCTGCAGGtcctgcagctgctgctgctctGTGCCTTTGGCATGAGCACCCTGCCCTACATGAAGATGATCTTTCCCCTCATCATGATCGCCATGATCCCCATCCGGTACGGAAGGGTGGCCAGCAGGCAGGAGGGACTCGGCTGGGCGGGAGACGGTGGGCTGGAATGGCTACCCTCAGCCTGTTCCTCCCTGACCCAATGCTTATCCTCCTGCCTGTTCCCCCTCCTCTCAGCTACAACCTGCTGCCCCAAATCATTGAAGCCAAGTACCTGGACGCCATGGACGCTGAGCACTGAGGTCCTGACTACCAGGCCCTGGCCACACCCCATTCGCCCATCCCTCTGGGTCTTCCCAGGCTGGCTCTGTGGCTGTGTGTGGGTATCTTGGGGTGCTGCTCTGTACTGCACCCCCTCACAGCTGTCCCAACTGGCCTAG
- the SLC4A11 gene encoding solute carrier family 4 member 11 isoform X1 yields the protein MCPEDCPGLVHGAGDNSLACLAENSSIMSQNGYFEDAGYLKCDADDASETREESLGDEAFDTVNSSIVSGESIRFFVNVNLEVQPTQSESESPGGYGLLHTSRKVSGPLTGWETFGPGPLAGGGGGCFPERAHTDAGSHTSPGPGCWGQPRWSSLWEAGVGSWWAGSAGDHHRGRTQTATGPSYLWTCVVRCVGSPQYLKLKNFEEEIRAHRDLDGFLARASIILNETATSLDDVLRAMLCRLAQDSHNTEPDCNLDLLMAMLFTDAGAPMEGKAVHLLSDTIQGVTATVTGVQYQQSWLCIICTSKTLLKRHVCISRLVRPQNWGENSCEVRFVILVLAPPKMKSTKTATEVGRTFATMFLDITFRQKLLKTRTEEEFKEALVHQRQLLTIMSHCPSISTKDYSMSSICTHRPPQPLRHKDFLPIGRGIREDIARRFPVYPLDFTDGIIGKNKAVGKYITTTLFLYFACLLPTIAFGSLNDENTNGAIDVQKTIAGQSIGGLLYALFSGQPLVVLLTTAPLALYIHVIRGICDDYNLDFSTFYAWTGLWNSFFLALYALFNLSLVMSLFKRSTEEIIALFISITFVLDAVKGMVKIFQKYYCGHNHGNYYEDRSSPVSLLGLSPSLNSSLHAALNTSLLAGPPELTSVGSQGPEALARDTAVLSLLIMLGTLWLGYTLYQFKKSPYLHPYMREILSDCALPISVLTFSLISSYGFQEIKMSKFRYNPSKSLFEMAEMHSLSLVAVSGAMGLGFLLSMLFFIEQNLVAALANAPENRLVKGTAYHWDLLLIAIINTGLSLFGLPWIHAAYPHSPLHVRALALVEERVENGHIYETIVSVKETRLTSLGASILVGFSLLLLPFPLQWIPKPVLYGLFLYIALTSIDGSQLFARMVLLLKDQTSYPPTHYIRRVPQRKIHYFTGLQVLQLLLLCAFGMSTLPYMKMIFPLIMIAMIPIRYGRVASRQEGLGWAGDGGLEWLPSACSSLTQCLSSCLFPLLSATTCCPKSLKPSTWTPWTLSTEVLTTRPWPHPIRPSLWVFPGWLCGCVWVSWGAALYCTPSQLSQLA from the exons ATGTGCCCTGAAGACTGTCCAGGGCTGGTGCATGGAGCTGGTGACAATTCTTTGGCTTGCCTTGCAGAAAACTCTTCTATCATGTCGCAGAATGGATACTTTGAGGATGCAG GCTACCTCAAGTGTGACGCGGATGATGCCTCTGAAACCCGTGAGGAGAGCCTGGGGGATGAGGCCTTCGACACGGTCAACTCCTCCATTGTGTCTGGCGAGAGCATCCGCTTCTTTGTCAACGTCAACCTCGAGGTGCAGCCCACCCAGTCCG AGAGTGAATCGCCTGGAGGCTACGGTCTCCTACATACCTCCCGCAAGGTAAGTGGCCCATTGACCGGATGGGAGACATTTGGTCCTGGGCCACtagctgggggtggaggtggttGCTTCCCTGAGAGAGCTCACACTGATGCTGGATCTCATACTAGCCCAGGGCCCGGCTGCTGGGGCCAACCTCGCTGGTCTTCTCTCTGGGAAGCGGGTGTTGGGTCCTGGTGGGCAGGGTCAGCCGGGGACCACCACAGAGGAAGGACCCAGACAGCGACAGGTCCTTCTTATTTATGGACCTGTGTGGTTCGATGTGTGGGGTCCCCACAGTACCTGAAGTTAAAGAACTTTGAGGAAGAGATCCGGGCGCACCGGGACCTAGACGGCTTCTTGGCACGGGCCAGCATCATCCTGAACGAGACAGCCACCTCCCTGGATGACGTGCTACGGGCCATGCTGTGCCGCTTAGCCCAAGACTCCCACAACACTGAGCCCGACTGCAACTTGGACCTGCTCATGGCCATGCTTTTCACTGATGCCGGGGCCCCCATGGAGGGTAAAG CAGTTCACCTACTGTCAGATACAATCCAAGGGGTCACTGCTACAGTAACGGGGGTGCAATACCAGCAGTCGTGGCTCTGCATCAT cTGTACCTCCAAGACTCTGCTGAAGCGGCACGTGTGCATCAGCCGCCTGGTTCGCCCACAGAACTGGGGGGAGAATTCCTGTGAGGTGCGGTTTGTCATCCTAGTGCTGGCCCCACCCAAGATG AAAAGCACCAAGACAGCGACGGAGGTGGGACGCACGTTTGCCACGATGTTCTTAGACATCACCTTCCGCCAAAAGCTCCTGAAGACCCGCACGGAGGAGGAATTCAAGGAAGCCCTGGTACATCAGAGACAGCTGCTCACCATAATGAGCCACTGTCCGAGCATCAGCACGAAGGACTACAGCATGAGCTCCATCTGCACCCACAGACCCCCGCAG CCCCTACGGCACAAGGACTTTCTCCCCATCGGGAGGGGCATCCGGGAGGACATCGCCCGCAGATTCCCTGTGTACCCGCTGGACTTCACTGATG GCATTATCGGGAAAAACAAAGCTGTGGGCAAATACATCACCACCACCCTGTTCCTCTACTTTGCCTGCCTCCTGCCCACGATCGCTTTTGGGTCCCTCAACGATGAGAACACGAACGGGGCCATTG ATGTACAGAAGACCATAGCTGGGCAGAGCATTGGAGGCCTCTTGTATGCACTCTTCTCCGGGCAGCCGCTGGTGGTGCTGCTGACGACTGCACCCCTGGCCCTCTACATCCACG TGATCCGTGGCATCTGTGATGACTACAATCTGGACTTCAGTACCTTCTATGCATGGACAGGCCTGTGGAACAGTTTCTTCCTCGCGCTTTATGCCCTCTTCAACCTCAGCCTGGTCATGAGTCTCTTCAAGAG GTCAACGGAGGAGATCATTGCTTTGTTCATTTCCATCACATTCGTGCTGGATGCTGTCAAGGGCATGGTCAAAA TCTTCCAGAAGTACTACTGTGGCCACAACCACGGGAACTACTACGAAGACAGGTCTTCCCCGGTGAGCCTGCTGGGCCTCAGCCCCAGCCTCAACAGCAGCCTCCACGCTGCCCTCAACACCAGCCTCCTGGCCGGCCCACCAGAGCTGACTTCAGTGGGCAGCCAGGGCCCCGAGGCCCTGGCCCGGGACACAGCTGTGCTCAGCCTCCTCATCATGTTGGGGACACTCTGGCTGGGCTACACCCTCTACCAGTTCAAGAAGAG CCCCTACCTGCACCCCTACATGCGTGAGATCCTGTCAGACTGTGCCTTGCCCATCTCAGTGCTTACCTTCTCCCTCATCTCTTCCTACGGCTTCCAGGAGATTAAGA TGAGCAAGTTCCGCTACAACCCAAGCAAGAGCCTGTTCGAGATGGCCGAGATGCACTCACTATCCCTGGTGGCCGTCAGCGGCGCCATGGGCCTCGGCTTCCTCCTCTCCATGCTCTTCTTCATCGAGCAGAACCTGGTGGCTGCCTTGGCTAATGCCCCGGAGAACAG GCTGGTAAAGGGCACTGCCTACCACTGGGACCTCCTGCTCATCGCCATCATCAACACCGGGCTGTCTCTGTTTGGGCTGCCCTGGATCCACGCTGCCTACCCCCACTCCCCGTTGCACGTGCGGGCACTAGCTTTGGTGGAGGAGCGTGTGGAGAATGGGCACATTTACGAGAC GATTGTGAGTGTGAAGGAGACGCGGTTGACCTCCCTGGGCGCCAGCATCCTGGTGGGCTTCTCCCTCCTGCTGCTGCCCTTCCCGCTACAGTGGAtccccaagcctgtgctctacgGCCTCTTTCTCTACATCGCGCTCACCTCCATCGACGGCAGCCAGCTGTTTGCACGCATGGTCCTGCTGCTCAAGGACCAA ACCTCGTACCCACCCACCCACTACATCCGGAGGGTGCCCCAGAGGAAGATCCACTACTTCACAGGCCTGCAGGtcctgcagctgctgctgctctGTGCCTTTGGCATGAGCACCCTGCCCTACATGAAGATGATCTTTCCCCTCATCATGATCGCCATGATCCCCATCCGGTACGGAAGGGTGGCCAGCAGGCAGGAGGGACTCGGCTGGGCGGGAGACGGTGGGCTGGAATGGCTACCCTCAGCCTGTTCCTCCCTGACCCAATGCTTATCCTCCTGCCTGTTCCCCCTCCTCTCAGCTACAACCTGCTGCCCCAAATCATTGAAGCCAAGTACCTGGACGCCATGGACGCTGAGCACTGAGGTCCTGACTACCAGGCCCTGGCCACACCCCATTCGCCCATCCCTCTGGGTCTTCCCAGGCTGGCTCTGTGGCTGTGTGTGGGTATCTTGGGGTGCTGCTCTGTACTGCACCCCCTCACAGCTGTCCCAACTGGCCTAG